The genomic region gattcctactctaacctagaaactaagtttgttgttactgtttgaaatggtgtctccttacTCTATGGTGTTTCTccgtgcctctcctctcttctctgttttccttacagactTTTTGTGAGTAACCGCATGCATCTCTTTTATTATACTTttacatttctctacctgtctccACTTCCTCTAACCTTATGAGGAATCGTTTCCTCCACTCACTGTCTTCtcttactcactgcagctcagttgcagatatgtggaaccatacgactgtcacagagttccttctcttgggcttcccctccctccaccatcaggagtacctaatagcaatcactttcctggcttcctacctcgtgatcttagttggaaacctgctgatcattgccctcattctttctgaccgagacctccacagacccatgtactttttcctctgcaacctctcctctttggagatcttcatcgCTACAtgcatcatacccaaaacagtagcaagcttgttGATGGGCAACAAAGCCATCTCCTACCCAACTTGCTTAACTCAGTTGTATTTCTTCACCTTCTTGGGTGTCAACGAGTTTGTCCTTCTtgctgtcatgtcctacgaccgttatgtggccatatgctaccctcttcagtaccccatgctcatgaacagccagttttgtgttcagctcctgttggggtcatggactgcaggcttcctggccaccattgtccccactatcctagttgtcaggctgcccttctgcaatgacaatcatattgaccacttcttctgtgaaggcGTGCTTTTGATCAAGCTGTCCTGTGCAGACACACGGACTGTGGAGCTGATAAATTTCATGAACTCTTTCATCATCATCTttggctcactggtcatgacagcaatgtcctacctatacatcattaacaccatccttaggttgccctcagcttcatCGCGGAACAAGGCATTTTCGacatgctcctctcacttcacctTTGTCATCCTGGCCtatggtagctgcatcttccagtatgtgcggccttcaagtcaccacacttcctattacaaaatggtggccctgaTCAACACAGtggtaactcctctgatgagcccctttattttcagcctgaggaacgagcagatgaagaaggttctcaaggtgggcttgaagagaagtgtgataatctccagaaaatgtttttccatctgagaagagattttgtaagtaagtggagggaaaagggagggggatgGTACAAATGATTAGGATTCTTTGCTGAaattccatctttctttcttagcagtgtgaagtttcatgaaatcacaccagtttctctcctgaaacatatcaccatAATAAGACCCAAACGTTAGATAGGAATGCCTTTCAAAAGGTCTAAAAGTGCTTTACAAACCCTGatgaataccctggtgatggtgttttctaagagtggaaactgagacagaaagcaacaagctgaggagttcctccttccttggcacaccaaaGTCTCAAGATGGTTcaccttcctccagtttggatgcagcttctccttgtcacacaatctggtttgcctgcttattttggtggcagagctttgttgaacctctttgcctttagaaagagacagaaaacaggtggaacaaaaaaaagagaacaataatggctttatttctctgctaagtggcacttacttctccccattaaccTCCTGGTTGGGACAAGACATAGAGAAAATAAAGTCTAAATTACCCAcctaacatcagctctcttttaagctgcaacaaaatccagaatattggtcagtaatttaattgttgaaTAACAATGCAATTATTCTCAGATCAAgcttaataaaataaatgccCAGTGCTTATGATACAATACTGTTAGAGCCAATACTTCATCTGATAGAAGAGATTCACGCAgtggaattagtttgtccacaAACAAACATTTGTAACTTTAACGCcctaagctgagtgcattgccTGCCCTCCTTTGATAGTGGGGAAGAATCAGCagtctagaggattatatcatctcctcttacgCTAGTTGTCCATCATACTTCAGAGGAACTATACTGAGCATAGAACTGGAAGCTCAGCTTTTTCATAGGAAATGCCAGGTGCACTGAACCACACGCTGggcaatgtgttataatttgtgcaAGTGAGGGAGTTTACATCAGTGAGTtctgtcctctgcagccccaaggattagatctagaccttaagttctctccaaccccttcaccaaacaaaaccaaagaaaaaaaaaaaccttcttctctaatccttgtcatggtattgccaTTTTGTAATTTTCGTGGATTCATTTTCACTCACGATTTGCAAGAGAAATATGTTGTTCAGGAATGAGAATCAAAACcagtatttgtttattcatttaaaaaaaaatatgacaTTATCATTCTATTTGAGAGACTCTAAATAGCTATCCACCTCCCTGACACCTGATCTGGATGAATAgtcaatttttttattattattagtagtagtaggtaaactgaaaatgaaataagtaaataaaaaaaaaaaggtggactttgaggactttgctaaatgaacacagaaacattcttgtccactgcaaacactttcttagatctaaaatgttatgttccttctgaaagtactgacaacagaagttgcattcaccccagccagcgagagggtggctctgaagctcttgtgttgcctactcctgtaaaggcatcagtaccatgctccatgaatgtgacaggagaaagtaagtgcccaaagtaagtttctaagatctgcatgagagaacgtaggccagaaatcatttgtattccattactttctttccggaagactctgcccatgctgccatccaacagagtaggtcttctttctgtgcaaaactttcaaacattttcgcttccttctaacagaaatatgatgatattcctctttagtttcatcctaaattataaaccagctcaagtgagataaataattttctacagctgcctattcctgttcccaagtataaagggagaccaaatgattaacacaaactaagacagctcaactccacaagtgcgaaggccaccctaccagacttctgctaagtcactgttttcacagagggactccctatgatcttttgataatgcaccctacaagcttgggaagagagtttcccctgtgtcagtatgattccagcccccccccagtttgttgtgtgataagcacaaaagaacaatctacgGATAAGCAGCTTGTAGCTGCATGGGtgccctcttccctttctgctccctggaagacatggacctggctgcatatttcaagcactacgcAAGTTCAAGACGGAAGTGTCTTCTGGAAAAGGAACGAAGGGGTGGAAAGGGAATGGTCATGAAGGGACAACTGTTGAaagaggaagatagaattaaaattttcaaaactacctcttcatgccatgataGCTACTTCTTTAATCCCgtaaacattactacacatcaggcactgatttttttttgccataattgtgaatataattcatgtacctgcttcccagctatcctaaacacaggagttgttccaaagctatattagaacaggaaagtattaaaactcagtttgttctttctcagatcaggtgacaacagtctGCTCAGTTTTGGAATCTATCTCCTGAATACGTCTACTTCGTGCAGATCACTTAAtcatctctcttgggctgaagacgcacattcagacagatgcaggcatgcatggttaaatgcatcttttctgtcatgatatgaaagataaaaaagagctgcttggggatgggattatcagtggcaacctgagcatcttgattagaagagtgagggctgtgtaaaagacagaaagacctttgctaggggttggcagggtgttgggttttggtaagagatacacaatgattagggtgctgtagaaatttttGCTACAAGGAGGTGGAAGGAGGTGGCTGAGAAAgccctctgtctttctctggtagaaggggttcccaaaatagtgaatagggtactaacacatcccatgcctggcagaattgaaaggcatgggaatgctgctcagcaatcacCAGCATAACAAAGTGGATATTCCCAAGGAGAGTCGtaatgcagataactagaaccagtgggaagaggaaggtctgaaattctgggacattagtgcatcctagaaggctgcttttggtaacagatgtcccacCATCCCACATATATTCCATGGGAtagcactagatggccactggaaatggacattcatgaagttcattttaaaaaacacGTTAGTGTTtctttgttaggcttaaacatgagaaacagatgaaaccagaatacatcatgtgctcgttcaaaacttttgtgcttaacaaaactcttaatttctcctactaggCACCCTGTGGATTAGAGGCAGTGACAAGCTCATTAGGGTTcccacagtcttacaaactcccagggAAAAGTCGCCCAGcgtgaagtgaaatcacaggactaaagtgccttggaggtttaatggggcttgctgagggctgttagagatagagctgctgccagaagtccatgtctttcaacaagcactgattagaccagaccatcagaggcaccacttgcaggaagacaaaggaaagggacagaggttcttccctcaagaagcacctttgatgtggggtgcctcttccatttttgacacacgtgcactcacagagttttaatgctttgcttcaatgcagtctacacatccctgcagccccagccctgcgtaactctccccacatcatcctccgtcctcaagcagtgcctctcagggatgaaatataatccttgcaacttcaatCTTCCTGATATTCCTCAGGCCTAGCCTGCAGGCCCCCTGCAATCTGACCCCATCTGTtggtacccaatgtcttcacaaggaacctcatggtatccgaaaactgctccgcatcccccagatcccactgtttgagtggtgcctctcaatcagaaatcacaagccacgctatgtaacacctgccccttttatccctgaacttccactcaccaccaGAAGTTTTAGTCTTcggctccttcttctcccagctcataaagtgggcacttgggatgctctgtagtgtgtaaagttatctgcacggggctggtaaatgaaaccagggcatgcaagaaactggcagccacctgctgcaacagctagataacaggctggatatcctaggacatgtaaaatggcactagacagctgcttaagcaattGAAGGCTGGtcggtggaattactccccagccctatgaactgagttcatttccatgtgagatcaactacgcagctcatgtggaggtacct from Apteryx mantelli isolate bAptMan1 unplaced genomic scaffold, bAptMan1.hap1 HAP1_SCAFFOLD_34, whole genome shotgun sequence harbors:
- the LOC136996364 gene encoding olfactory receptor 6M1-like; translated protein: MYFFLCNLSSLEIFIATCIIPKTVASLLMGNKAISYPTCLTQLYFFTFLGVNEFVLLAVMSYDRYVAICYPLQYPMLMNSQFCVQLLLGSWTAGFLATIVPTILVVRLPFCNDNHIDHFFCEGVLLIKLSCADTRTVELINFMNSFIIIFGSLVMTAMSYLYIINTILRLPSASSRNKAFSTCSSHFTFVILAYGSCIFQYVRPSSHHTSYYKMVALINTVVTPLMSPFIFSLRNEQMKKVLKWGRISSLEDYIISSYASCPSYFRGTILSIELEAQLFHRKCQVH